The following proteins come from a genomic window of Lycium ferocissimum isolate CSIRO_LF1 chromosome 4, AGI_CSIRO_Lferr_CH_V1, whole genome shotgun sequence:
- the LOC132053408 gene encoding nudix hydrolase 11-like isoform X4: protein MATNIFHRSENLVKLAERLRLYNPNNNHPSFSSSNFFNINIQNQKCNVNEVVKKEQELKPELGTDPINSSSSNSRRARAAVLVCLFEDQQGHLRVILTKRASTVSTYSGEVSLPGGKVEEGDANDMETALREAEEEIGLDRSLVDVVTVLESFTAKKGIIVIPVVGILCDRNAFNPVINTAEVAAIFDAPLEMFLKDENRREQKVEYMGDQYVLHFFDHETEKEKYIIWALTAGILIKAASVVYQRLPDFHERRPRFWNRSRQ, encoded by the exons ATGGCAACTAACATCTTTCATAGATCAGAAAACCTTGTAAAATTAGCTGAAAGACTTCGTCTTTATAATCCAAATAATAATCACCCTTCATTTAGCTCCTCCAACTTTTTCaatatcaacatacaaaatcAAA AATGTAATGTGAATGAGGTTgttaaaaaagaacaagaattgAAACCAGAACTTGGGACAGACCCTATAAATAGTAGTAGCAGTAATTCAAGAAGAGCCAGGGCTGCagttttggtgtgtttatttgaggatcaacaaggCCATCTTCGTGTAATTCTCACTAAAAGAGCTTCTACAGTCTCTACATATTCTG GTGAAGTTTCTTTGCCTGGTGGGAAAGTAGAAGAAGGTGATGCCAATGACATGGAGACAGCATTGAGGGAGGCTGAGGAGGAGATCGGATTAGATCGTTCACTTGTAGATGTTGTCACTGTTCTTGAATCCTTTACTGCCAAG AAGGGAATTATAGTGATTCCAGTAGTGGGTATACTTTGTGACCGGAATGCATTCAACCCGGTAATAAACACAGCAGAAGTGGCAGCAATATTTGATGCACCTTTAGAGATGTTTCTTAAG GATGAAAATCGAAGAGAACAAAAGGTTGAATATATGGGAGATCAATATGTACTCCATTTCTTTGATCACGAAACGGAGAAGGAGAAGTATATTATATGGGCTTTAACTGCTGGTATTTTGATTAAAGCTGCCTCGGTTGTGTACCAACGCCTCCCTGATTTTCACGAACGAAGGCCTAGATTTTGGAATAGAAGTCGCCAATGA
- the LOC132053408 gene encoding nudix hydrolase 11-like isoform X3 — MATNIFHRSENLLKLAERLRLYNPNNNNHPSFSSSNFFNIQSQNQSPTIQECNVNEVVKKEQELKPELGTDPINSSSSNSRRARAAVLVCLFEDQQGHLRVILTKRASTVSTYSGEVSLPGGKVEEGDANDMETALREAEEEIGLDRSLVDVVTVLESFTAKGIIVIPVVGILCDRNAFNPVINTAEVAAIFDAPLEMFLKDENRREQKVEYMGDQYVLHFFDHETEKEKYIIWALTAGILIKAASVVYQRLPDFHERRPRFWNRSRQ; from the exons ATGGCAACTAACATCTTTCATAGATCAGAAAACCTTTTAAAATTAGCTGAAAGACTCCGTCTTTATAatcctaataataataaccacCCTTCATTTAGCTCCTCCAACTTTTTCAATATACAGAGTCAAAATCAAAGTCCAACAATTCAAGAATGTAATGTGAATGAGGTTgttaaaaaagaacaagaattgAAACCAGAACTTGGGACAGACCCTATAAATAGTAGTAGCAGTAATTCAAGAAGAGCCAGGGCTGCagttttggtgtgtttatttgaggatcaacaaggCCATCTTCGTGTAATTCTCACTAAAAGAGCTTCTACAGTCTCTACATATTCTG GTGAAGTTTCTTTGCCTGGTGGGAAAGTAGAAGAAGGTGATGCCAATGACATGGAGACAGCATTGAGGGAGGCTGAGGAGGAGATCGGATTAGATCGTTCACTTGTAGATGTTGTCACTGTTCTTGAATCCTTTACTGCCAAG GGAATTATAGTGATTCCAGTAGTGGGTATACTTTGTGACCGGAATGCATTCAACCCGGTAATAAACACAGCAGAAGTGGCAGCAATATTTGATGCACCTTTAGAGATGTTTCTTAAG GATGAAAATCGAAGAGAACAAAAGGTTGAATATATGGGAGATCAATATGTACTCCATTTCTTTGATCACGAAACGGAGAAGGAGAAGTATATTATATGGGCTTTAACTGCTGGTATTTTGATTAAAGCTGCCTCGGTTGTGTACCAACGCCTCCCTGATTTTCACGAACGAAGGCCTAGATTTTGGAATAGAAGTCGCCAATGA
- the LOC132053408 gene encoding nudix hydrolase 11-like isoform X1, with protein sequence MATNIFHRSENLLKLAERLRLYNPNNNNHPSFSSSNFFNIQSQNQSPTIQECNVNEVVKKEQELKPELGTDPINSSSSNSRRARAAVLVCLFEDQQGHLRVILTKRASTVSTYSGEVSLPGGKVEEGDANDMETALREAEEEIGLDRSLVDVVTVLESFTAKKGIIVIPVVGILCDRNAFNPVINTAEVAAIFDAPLEMFLKDENRREQKVEYMGDQYVLHFFDHETEKEKYIIWALTAGILIKAASVVYQRLPDFHERRPRFWNRSRQ encoded by the exons ATGGCAACTAACATCTTTCATAGATCAGAAAACCTTTTAAAATTAGCTGAAAGACTCCGTCTTTATAatcctaataataataaccacCCTTCATTTAGCTCCTCCAACTTTTTCAATATACAGAGTCAAAATCAAAGTCCAACAATTCAAGAATGTAATGTGAATGAGGTTgttaaaaaagaacaagaattgAAACCAGAACTTGGGACAGACCCTATAAATAGTAGTAGCAGTAATTCAAGAAGAGCCAGGGCTGCagttttggtgtgtttatttgaggatcaacaaggCCATCTTCGTGTAATTCTCACTAAAAGAGCTTCTACAGTCTCTACATATTCTG GTGAAGTTTCTTTGCCTGGTGGGAAAGTAGAAGAAGGTGATGCCAATGACATGGAGACAGCATTGAGGGAGGCTGAGGAGGAGATCGGATTAGATCGTTCACTTGTAGATGTTGTCACTGTTCTTGAATCCTTTACTGCCAAG AAGGGAATTATAGTGATTCCAGTAGTGGGTATACTTTGTGACCGGAATGCATTCAACCCGGTAATAAACACAGCAGAAGTGGCAGCAATATTTGATGCACCTTTAGAGATGTTTCTTAAG GATGAAAATCGAAGAGAACAAAAGGTTGAATATATGGGAGATCAATATGTACTCCATTTCTTTGATCACGAAACGGAGAAGGAGAAGTATATTATATGGGCTTTAACTGCTGGTATTTTGATTAAAGCTGCCTCGGTTGTGTACCAACGCCTCCCTGATTTTCACGAACGAAGGCCTAGATTTTGGAATAGAAGTCGCCAATGA
- the LOC132053408 gene encoding nudix hydrolase 11-like isoform X2: protein MATNIFHRSENLVKLAERLRLYNPNNNHPSFSSSNFFNINIQNQSPTIQECNVNEVVKKEQELKPEFGTHPINSSSSNSRRARAAVLVCLFVDQQGHLRVILTKRASTLSTHSGEVALPGGKVEEGDANDTETALREAEEEIGLDRSLVDVVTVLESFTTKKGIIVIPVVGILWDQNAFNPLINTAEVAAIFDAPLEMFLKDENRREQEAEYMGDQYVLHFFDHETEKEKYIIWALTAGILIKAASVVYQRPPDFQERRPKFWNRSCQ, encoded by the exons ATGGCAACTAACATCTTTCATAGATCAGAAAACCTTGTAAAATTAGCTGAAAGACTTCGTCTTTATAATCCAAATAATAATCACCCTTCATTTAGCTCCTCCAACTTTTTCaatatcaacatacaaaatcAAAGTCCAACAATTCAAGAATGTAATGTGAATGAGGTTgttaaaaaagaacaagaattgAAACCAGAATTTGGGACACACCCTAtaaatagtagtagtagtaattcAAGAAGAGCCAGGGCTGCagttttggtgtgtttattTGTGGATCAACAAGGCCATCTTCGTGTAATTCTCACTAAAAGAGCTTCTACACTCTCTACACATTCTG GTGAAGTTGCTTTGCCTGGTGGGAAAGTAGAAGAAGGTGATGCCAATGACACTGAGACAGCATTGAGGGAGGCTGAGGAGGAGATCGGATTAGACCGTTCACTTGTAGATGTTGTCACCGTTCTTGAATCCTTTACCACCAAG aAGGGAATTATAGTGATTCCAGTAGTGGGTATACTTTGGGACCAGAATGCATTCAACCCGTTAATAAACACAGCAGAAGTGGCAGCAATATTTGATGCACCTTTAGAGATGTTTCTTAAG GATGAAAATCGAAGAGAACAAGAGGCTGAATATATGGGAGATCAATATGTACTCCATTTCTTTGATCATGAAACGGAGAAGGAGAAGTATATTATATGGGCTTTAACTGCTGGTATTTTGATTAAAGCTGCCTCGGTTGTGTACCAGCGCCCCCCTGATTTTCAAGAACGAAGGCCTAAATTTTGGAATAGAAGTTGCCAATGA
- the LOC132053409 gene encoding nudix hydrolase 15, mitochondrial-like — protein sequence MLSSIRRLSISSVTKLHYSSFQSPNSLHKLLIMDSSSSSSSSKSSQRLYCLAQQLRLYKPSPPPPFLDDDTDFEEQKLEESAGKVVSQLGFQESVTPVGKEVERFKPKRAAVLICLFEGDNDGELRVILTKRSSKLSTHSGEVALPGGKAEEGDTSDADTATREAKEEIGLDPSLVNVVTCLEPFLSKHLLRVIPVIGILSNKKEFNPTPNVSEVEAVFDVPLEMFLKDENKRSEEREWMGEKYLIHLFDYEMDNKKYLIWGLTAGILIRAASVVYQRPPAFLEQNPKFKLPKVVDKDTTMS from the exons ATGCTATCTTCAATAAGAAGATTGTCAATTTCATCTGTAACAAAACTCCACTATTCATCATTTCAATCTCCAAATTCACTTCACAAATTACTCATAAtggattcatcatcatcatcatcatcatctaaaaGTTCTCAAAGATTATATTGCTTAGCTCAGCAATTACGTCTTTACaaaccatcaccaccaccaccatttcTTGATGATGACACGGATTTCGAGGAGCAGAAATTGGAAGAGAGTGCTGGGAAAGTTGTTTCTCAATTGGGTTTTCAAGAATCAGTGACACCAGTTGGGAAAGAGGTAGAAAGATTTAAACCAAAAAGAGCAGCTGTATTGATTTGTTTATTTGAAGGGGATAATGATGGGGAACTAAGAGTTATTCTTACTAAGAGGTCTTCCAAGCTATCTACTCACTCTG GTGAAGTCGCATTGCCGGGAGGAAAAGCAGAAGAAGGAGATACAAGCGATGCTGACACTGCAACCAGAGAAGCAAAGGAGGAGATAGGACTAGATCCTTCATTGGTTAATGTTGTGACTTGCCTTGAGCCATTCTTGTCTAAG CATCTTCTTAGAGTAATTCCTGTGATTGGAATACTCTCCAATAAAAAGGAATTCAATCCCACTCCTAATGTCTCTGAAGTAGAAGCAGTTTTCGATGTCCCATTGGAGATGTTTCTCAAG GACGAGAATAAGAGATCGGAAGAAAGAGAATGGATGGGAGAAAAGTATTTGATTCATTTGTTTGACTACGAGATGGACAACAAGAAATACTTGATATGGGGTCTAACTGCTGGTATCTTGATTAGAGCAGCATCAGTTGTATACCAGAGACCACCTGCTTTCTTGGAACAAAATCCTAAATTCAAGCTCCCTAAGGTAGTGGACAAGGATACTACAATGAGTTAA